The Acholeplasma laidlawii PG-8A DNA window GAGAACACGCAATGGGTGCTGTAGTTAATGGTATGACACTGCATGGTGGTTTAAAATCATTTACAGGTGCATTCTTTGTCTTCTCAGACTATATGAAACCACCAATTCGTTTAGCTGCAATGATGAAAATACCTAGTGTATTTATCTTCTCACATGACTCAGTTGCAGTTGGTGAAGACGGTCCAACACATGAACCGATTGAACAACTTATTGGATTACGTAGTATTCCAGATTTAAACGTTATTCGTCCAGCGGATGCAAATGAAACAAAAGCAGCAGTTGAGATTGCATTTGAATCTAAAGATACAGCAACAGCGATTATCACTTCTAGACAAAATGTCTTAAATTTAGAACACACAAGTAAAGAGGGTGTTTTAAAGGGAGCATATATCGTAAGTAAAGAAGAAAACAAATTAGACGGTATCTTATTAGCATCTGGTTCTGAAGTGGGACTAGCTTATGAAGCAAAACAAATCCTTAAAGAAAAAGGATTAGATATCCGTGTTGTTTCTATGCCATCACATCATGCATTTTTATTGCAAAATGAAGACTACAGAAGTAAAATACTTCCGGCAAATGTCAAAACCCTTGCAGTAGAGATGGGATCTAGCTATTCATGGTATAGATTTACACCTCATGTATACGGTATTGATACATTTGGACTTTCTGCAAATGCTGATGTGGTATTAAAACATTTCGGCTTTAACAAAGAAAGCATTGCAGAAGCATTTATAAATATTAAATAAAAGTTTTAAAGGAAGATATATATGATTTATGATGGCATTATTGTAGGTGCTGGACACGCCGGTGTCGAAGCTGCACTTGCTATGGCAAAAATGAAACTTAATACTTTACTCATTACAGGCGATCTAACAAAGGTTGCTACTTTGCCATGTAATCCATCAATTGGTGGACCTGCTAAAGGTATTGTAGTTAGAGAAATTGACGCACTTGGCGGTCAAATGGCAAAGTCAGCAGACTTAAGTCAAATTCAAATGAAGATGTTAAATCCTTCAAAAGGTCCAGCAGTTCGTGCACTACGCGCTCAAATTGATAAATTAAAATATCCTAAAGTGATGTTAGATGTGTTACAAAACACACCGAATCTAACTTTACTTCAAGGATTTGTTGACACATTAATTGTTGAAGACAATACCGTTAAAGGTGTAAACCTAGAAGATGGTAGTCAAGTATTTGCCCAAACTGTAATTATTACAACAGGTACATATTTAGGTTCTCAAATTTTAATTGGTCACGAAAAAACATCAAGTGGTCCAAATGGTGAACGTACAACACGTGGTATTTCTAATCAACTTAAAAACTTAGGTTTTGAAATGCTTAGACTAAAAACGGGTACACCACCAAGAATTGCTAGAGATTCTATCGACTATTCTAAAACTGTACCACAACCAGGTGATGGTGTTTTCCAAACATTTTCACATGATTCACCAATCACTGACTTAGGTCACCAAGAATTTAGCTACTTAATCCACACATCACCAGATACTAAAGATATTATATTTAATAACTTAGATGCATCAGCAATGTATGGTGGTGTTGTAGAAGGTGTTGGTCCAAGATACTGTCCATCTATTGAAGACAAATTTGTTAGATTTAAAGATAAAGACAGACATCAAATCTTTATTGAACCAGAATCCATGGATTTAAATGAAATGTATATCCAAGGATTATCCACATCGATGCCAAAACATATTCAAGAGCAAATGGTAAGATCTTTACCTGGTATGGAAAACGCACGTATTGTGCGTTATGCATACGCAATCGAATATGATGCAATTAATCCAAGACAACTCTATCAATCCTTAGAGACTAAAGTCATCCATAATCTATTTTGTGCTGGTCAAATTAACGGTACATCAGGTTATGAAGAAGCTGCTGGTCAAGGTTTAATGGCAGGTATTAATGCAGGATTAAAAGTACAGGGTAAAAAACCACTCGTATTAAAAAGAGATGAAGCATATATTGGTGTATTAATTGACGACCTTATTACTAAGGGAACTAGTGAACCATATAGACTTTTAACCTCACGTGCAGAACATAGACTGTTATTAAGAAACGATAATGCCGATATAAGATTAAGAGATTATGGCTATCAAATCGGTTTAGTCGATGATGCAACGTATGAAAGATTCGAACATAAGAAAATAGCATTAAAAGAAATGATTGAAAGAGCAAAATCAACAAAGATTAACCCAACTGAGGAAAATCTAAACTATTTAGCTTCGGTAAATTCAAGCCCGATTTATGAAGGCGTTACAGTCTTTAAATTACTTGAAAGACCTGAACTTAAGATAGAAACCCTTAAACATTTTTTACCATCAGACTATAATCATGAAATCTATGAACAATTAGAAATATATATTAAGTATGATGGATATATTGAAAAAGCTAGAAGAGAAGCGGATAAATTATTACGCTATGAATCTAGATTTATTCCAAACGATATTAATTATCATAGTATTCACAACATATCTGCAGAAGCTAAAGAAAAATTAAGTAAGATTAAACCAGAAACATTAGGTCAAGCAACTAGAATCCTAGGTGTTGGACCAACGGATGTATCCATGTTACTCGTTTATCTAGAAGCCAAGAATGCTTAATACATACATTACAAATATATTAGGCATCAAGTTAACCGAACAACAAAACGGGCAATTTGATGCCTATTATAACTTATTAGTAGCATATAATAAGCATACGAATTTAACACGTATTACTTCAAGAGATGATGCAGACATCAAACACTTTTTAGATTCCGTACTGATAAGTAAGTTAGTAGATTTAAATAAAGTTGTGACATTATGTGATATGGGTGCAGGTGCTGGGTTTCCATCGATACCTTTATTAATTGTTTTTCCTAATATTCAAGTGACTATTGTAGAGTCACAAATTAAACGTGTGCAGTTTTTACAAGAACTCAAACAAGCGCTTGGCTTAGAGTTTAATATCGTTCACGATCGTGCTGAAAACTTTAGCAGTAAAAATTATCAACAATTTGATATAGTAACCGCAAGAGCATTAGGTGAGTTAAGACTGATTTTAGAGTTTGGTGTACCAATGCTAAAAGTGGGTGGACATTTCATTGCACCTAAGGGAAGTAAGTTTGAAGAAGAACTTACATCAGCAGCACACGCAATTAAGGTATTAAATGTCGAATTAATCACACAAGACTTATTTGAACTTCCTTTAGAATCAGGGTTTAGAGCAAACCTATTATTTAGAAAAGAAAAACACGTATCTGGATATCCTAGACCGTTTCCAATCATAAAGAAAAAACCACTGTAAGGATTGATTATATGAGCAAGTATACAATCGGACAAATCGTAAAAACAAAAAAACAACATGTATGTGGATCCAAAGAATGGATAGTTTTAAGAGTTGGTGTAGATATGAAGCTCGAATGTAAGGGTTGTGGTAGACAAATCATGATGTTACAATTCGAACTTGATAAGCGATTAGTAAAATAAATCAGGTAAATTTTTACTCTAAGAATGGCTTTATAGATTCAAGTAATGGCTATAAATAGGTAAAAAAAACATAAATCATAAATTTATTCATTTTTTGTTTGACTTATGATTTGAAATGTCGTATCATGGTATTTGGCTTTTCCAGGGATTTATATAAATTGCGCCTATATATATTTATATATATGACGTAAAATATCTAAACTTTAGATTATTCGCCAAAAGATAATAAAATGGTTGCAATTTGACTTAAGTTAAGTTAGAATAATAAGGCAATCAAAAAACGGAGGGGTAGCGAAGTGGCTAAACGCGGCAGACTGTAAATCTGTTCCTAACGGTTCGGCAGTTCGAATCTGCCCCCCTCCACCATTCTAATTTATAAGTTTATAACGGCCTTGTGCATTTGTTGAAAAAAGTTGTTGACAAGGTTATTTTATAATGATAGAATGATTAAGCGCTCGAACAAAGAGACGCAAAATTGAGTCTTTGAAAACTGAATGATGATGAACAAGAGAAAACAAAAATAAGAGCTAAAATCAAAACAAAACATAAATTATATGGAGAGTTTGATCCTGGCTCAGGATGAACGCTGGCGGCGTGCCTAATACATGCAAGTCGAACGAAGCATCTTCGGATGCTTAGTGGCGAACGGGTGAGTAACACGTAGATAACCTACCTTTAACTCGAGGATAACTCCGGGAAACTGGAGCTAATACTGGATAGGATGTGTGCATGAAAAAAACACATTTAAAGATTTATCGGTTTAAGAGGGGTCTGCGGCGCATTAGTTAGTTGGTGGGGTAAAAGCCTACCAAGACGATGATGCGTAGCCGGACTGAGAGGTCTACCGGCCACATTGGGACTGAGAACGGCCCAAACTCCTACGGGAGGCAGCAGTAGGGAATTTTCGGCAATGGGGGAAACCCTGACCGAGCAACGCCGCGTGAACGACGAAGTACTTCGGTATGTAAAGTTCTTTTATATGGGAAGAAAAATTAAAAATTGACGGTACCATATGAATAAGCCCCGGCTAACTATGTGCCAGCAGCCGCGGTAATACATAGGGGGCGAGCGTTATCCGGATTTACTGGGCGTAAAGGGTGCGTAGGTGGTTATAAAAGTTTGTGGTGTAAGTGCAGTGCTTAACGCTGTGAGGCTATGAAAACTATATAACTAGAGTGAGACAGAGGCAAGTGGAATTCCATGTGTAGCGGTAAAATGCGTAAATATATGGAGGAACACCAGTGGCGAAGGCGGCTTGCTGGGTCTATACTGACACTGATGCACGAAAGCGTGGGGAGCAAACAGGATTAGATACCCTGGTAGTCCACGCCGTAAACGATGAGAACTAAGTGTTGGCCAAAAGGTCAGTGCTGCAGTTAACGCATTAAGTTCTCCGCCTGAGTAGTACGTACGCAAGTATGAAACTCAAAGGAATTGACGGGACCCCGCACAAGCGGTGGATCATGTTGTTTAATTCGAAGATACACGAAAAACCTTACCAGGTCTTGACATACTCTGCAAAGGCTTAGAAATAAGTTCGGAGGCTAACAGATGTACAGGTGGTGCACGGTTGTCGTCAGCTCGTGTCGTGAGATGTTGGGTTAAGTCCCGCAACGAGCGCAACCCTTATTGCTAGTTACCATCATTAAGTTGGGGACTCTAGCGAGACTGCCAGTGATAAATTGGAGGAAGGTGGGGATGACGTCAAATCATCATGCCCCTTATGACCTGGGCTACAAACGTGATACAATGGCTGGAACAAAGAGAAGCGATAGGGTGACCTGGAGCGAAACTCACAAAAACAGTCTCAGTTCGGATTGGAGTCTGCAACTCGACTCCATGAAGTCGGAATCGCTAGTAATCGCAAATCAGCATGTTGCGGTGAATACGTTCTCGGGGTTTGTACACACCGCCCGTCAAACCACGAAAGTGGGCAATACCCAACGCCGGTGGCCTAACCCGAAAGGGAGGGAGCCGTCTAAGGTAGGGTCCATGATTGGGGTTAAGTCGTAACAAGGTATCCCTACGGGAACGTGGGGATGGATCACCTCCTTTCTAAGGAGAAAGGCTAACTAACACTTAGCACAAGATGACTACTAGTAAGTAGTAATATTCTCTAAATTTGTTCATCATATTCAGTTTTGAAAGACTTAAAGTAATTTAAGTGTTTCAAGAAGTAAAGAAAGTCTTTGAAAAGTAGATAAATGATGTCTGAAAAGAAATAAGGTTAAGGAACAAAGGGCACACAGTGGATGCCTTGGCACCAAGAGGCGATGAAGGACGGAACTAACACCGAAATGCTCGGGGAAGCTGTAAGTAAGCGACGATTCCGAGATGTCCGAATGGGGGAACCCACTATGTTGAAGACATAGTATCTAACACACGTGTTAGAGGCAATACGTAGGGAACTGAAATATCTAAGTACCTACAGGAAAAGAAAGTAATAACGATTCTGTCAGTAGCGACGAGCGAACGCGGAGGAGCCAGATACCTAAGGTTACAAAATTATATAATAGATGAACGATGTGGGAAAATCGGTCGAAGAAGGTGAGAGCCCTGTAGTCGAAATTATATAATCCATGGTATCAGAAAGTAGGGCGGGACACGTGGAATCCCGTTTGAAGATAGGAGGACCATCTCCTAAGGCTAAATACTACTTGGTGACCGATAGTGAACCAGTACAGTGATGGAAAGGTGAAAAGAACCCCGGGAGGGGAGTGAAAGAGAACCTGAAACTGTGTGCTTACAATTAGTCAGAGCCCGTTAATGGGTGATGGCATGCCTTTTGTAGAATGAACCGGCGAGTTATGTTACATAGCAAGGTTAAGGATGAAGGTCCGGAGCCGAAGCGAAAGCGAGTCTGAATAGGGCGCTTAAGTTGTGTGATGTAGACCCGAAACTGGGTGATCTAGCCATGAGCAGGTTGAAGTAAGGGTAGTACCTTATGGAGGACCGAACCGCCGCCTGTTGAAAAAGGCTCGGATGACTTGTGGCTAGGGGAGAAATTCCAATCGAACTCAGAGATAGCTGGTTCTCCCCGAAATATCTTTAGGGATAGCGTCAACAAAATAGGTTTATCGAAGGTAGAGCACTGAATGTGTGATGGCCCCACCTCGGGGTACTGATCTCAATCAAACTCCGAATGTCGGTAAAGTAAGTTGGCAGTCAGACTACGGGTGATAAGGTTCGTGGTCAAAAGGGAAAGAGCCCAGACCGCCAGATAAGGTCCCAAAATATATGCTAAGTGGAAAAGGAAGTAGAGATGCACAAACAGCCAGGAGGTTGGCTTAGAAGCAGCCATCCTTTAAAGAGTGCGTAAAAGCTCACTGGTCGAGTGACTCTGCGCCGAAAATGTACCGGGGCTAAGCATATTACCGAAGCTGCGGATTTAAAAAGATTTTTTAAGTGGTAGGGGAGCGTTCCTAACAGCGGTGAAGCTAGATCGTGAGGACTAGTGGAGCGTTAGGAAGTGAGAATGCCGGTGTAAGTAACGAAAAGACAGGTGAGAATCCTGTCCGTCATAAACCCAAGGTTTCCAGGGGAAGGTTCGTCCGCCCTGGGTAAGTCGGGGCCTAAGGTGAGGCTGAAGAGCGTAGCCGATGGATAACTAGTAGAGATTCTAGTACCAGTGTAGTGACTGATGGAGTGACAAAGAAGGATAGGCGTCCACCCTTAATGGATTGGGTGAGAAGGATTCGAGGCTAGTACTTAGGCAAATCCGGGTACTGTTAAAGCTGAGAACTGATATAAAGACGTACGAGTTCATGCTTTCAAGAAAAGCTTCTAAGGTTAATCATTATACTGCCCGTACCGTAAACCGACACAGGTGGGTGAGTAGAATATATTAAGACGCGCGAGAAAACTGTTGTTAAGGAACTCGGCAAATTGACCCCGTAACTTCGGGAAAAGGGGGACTCCTTATGAAAACGAGGAGTCGCAGAGAAAAGGCCCAAGCGACTGTTTAGCAAAAACACAGGTCTCTGCAAAACCGTAAGGTGAAGTATAGAGGCTGACGCTTGCCCGGTGCTGGAAGATTAAGAGGAGATGTCAGGGTTAAACCGAAGCATTGAATTGAAGTCCCAGTAAACGGCGGCCGTAACTATAACGGTCCTAAGGTAGCGAAATTCCTTGGCGGGTAAGTTCCGTCCTGCACGAAAAGCGTAACGATTTGGGCACTGTCTCAACAACAGACTCGGTGAAATCAAGCTGCCGGTGAAAACGCCGGCTACCCGCGATTAGACGAAAAGACCCCATGGAGCTTCACTGTAACTTGATATTGAAACTGGGTGTAAGATGTACAGGATAGGTGGGAGGCTATGAAGATAGTACGCTAGTATTGTCGGAGCCAACGTTGGGATACCACCCTTCGTGCACTTAGTTTCTAACTTCTAGATGTGTAATCTAAAGGACAGTGTCTGGTGGGCAGTTTGACTGGGGCGGTCGCCTCCCAAAGAGTAACGGAGGCGCTCGAAGGTTACCTCAGAATGGTTGGAAATCATTCTATAGAGTGCAATGGCAGAAGGTAGCTTGACTGCGAGACCAACAAGTCGAGCAGGGACGAAAGTCGGACATAGTGATCTTACGGTACCGAATGGAAGGGCCGTGACTCAACGGATAAAAGTTACCCTGGGGATAACAGGCTTATCGCTTCCAAGCGTTCACAGCGACGAAGCGGTTTGGCACCTCGATGTCGGCTCGTCGCATCCTGGAGCTGGAGTAGGTTCCAAGGGTTGGGCTGTTCGCCCATTAAAGCGGCACGCGAGCTGGGTTCAGAACGTCGTGAGACAGTTCGGTCTCTATCTATCGTGGGCGTTGGAAATTTGAAGGGAGCTGTTCCTAGTATGAGAAGACCGGAATGGACGCACCCCTGGTGCACCAGTTAGTACGCCAGTACTACAGCTGGGTAGCTATGTGCGGAAGGGATAAACGCTGAAAGCATCTAAGCGTGAAGCCCCCCTTAAGATGAGATTTCCCAATTAGTAAGACCCCTCAAAGACTATGAGGTTGATAGGCCAGGTGTGTAAGTACAGCGATGTATTCAGCTTACTGGTACTAATAGGTCGAGGACTTAACCTTTCGTGATGATTCGCATCACATTCTTTTCAGAGAAAATCATTTATCTAGTTTTGAGAGCATTATGTCTGGTGACGATGGCAAGATGGTTCCACCTGTTCCCATCCCGAACACAGAAGTTAAGCATCTTAGCGCCGACGATAGTTATTACAATTAGCGAAAATAGGACGTTGCCAGGCATATCATCTCAATTTTATACCATTTTTTGGAGGATTAGCTCAGTTGGGAGAGCACCTGCCTTACAAGCAGGGGGTCGGCGGTTCAAGCCCGTCATCCTCCACCACTTTACAAGCCGAAATAGCTCAATCGGTAGAGCAACTGATTTGTAATCAGTAGGTTGCGGGTTCAATTCCTGTTTTCGGCACCACTACAATGTCCCGTTAGCTCAGGTGGTAGAGCACTTGACTTTTAATCAAGGTGTCGATGGTTCGAGTCCATCACGGGACACCACTTTTATAATTTAATGCCCGGGTGGTGAAATCGGTAGACACGCAGGACTTAAAATCCTGTGGCATAAAAGCCATGTCGGTTCAAGTCCGACCCCGGGCACCACTAAAAAATTAATTAAATTGTTGGGGCTTTAGCTCAGCTGGGAGAGCGCCTGCCTTGCACGCAGGAGGTCAGCGGTTCGATCCCGCTAAGCTCCACCAGTTTACGATTTTAATCAAGTATCAAAAAGTTTCTAACCAATATATGGCGGTGTAGCTCAGCTGGCTAGAGCGTGCGGTTCATACCCGCAAGGTCGAGGGTTCAAGTCCCCCCGCCGCTACCAGTACGGACCCGTAGCTCAGTTGGTTAGAGCTACCGGCTCATAACCGGTCGGTCGTTGGTTCGAGTCCAACCGGGTCCACCAGTATTAACTTTTAAATAAACGTGGAGGAATACCCAAGAGGCTGAAGGGATCGGTCTTGAAAACCGACAGGGTGTAAAAGCCGCGGGGGTTCAAATCCCTCTTCCTCCGCCACTACAATTTTAAAACCAGTTATGGTATAATAACAACATATCGCGGGATAGAGCAGTCTGGTAGCTCGTCGGGCTCATAACCCGAAGGTCGATGGTTCAAATCCATCTCCCGCAACCAAATAAAATTTAAAACGGTCCGGTGGTGTAGGGGTTAACATGCCTGCCTGTCACGCAGGAGATCGCGGGTTCAAATCCCGTCCGGACCGCCATTTTAGTGGCTCTGTAGCTCAGTCGGTAGAGCAGTGGCCTGAAGAGCCTCGTGTCAGCGGTTCGATTCCGCTTGGAGCCACCACTTATGAACTTAGTAAAGTCTGTTAAATACAGGCTTTTTTTATTGTTTAAGTATAGAGTTTTGGTATAATAGGTTTAAAATAAAGGGGAAAGTTATGAAAATATTAGGAAATATTATTTGGTTCATCTTTGGTGGCTTGTTTGCAGGACTCGCTTGGTTCATTTTAGGTATACTTTTATGTATTACCATTATTGGTATTCCAATTGGATTACAGTTTTTCAAGTTTGCACAATTGGTTATCTGGCCATTTGGTAATGATGTGAACATAGATTTTAATAAACATCCAATTCTAAATATCTTATGGATCATCTTCTTAGGATGGGAAACAGCACTAGGTTACATCTTTATAGGTGCAATATTTTGTATGACTATCATTGGTATCCCTTTTGGGTTACAATGGTTTAAACTATCTAAATTAGCACTCATTCCATTTGGTGCAACGATAAAGTCTACTTAAAGGTAGGCTTTTTATTTGGTAAATTCTGGGTTTGGGTGTAATGTCTATCGTTATTTGATATACTAATGTATAGACAATATATATGAAATATATACTCCATATTAAAAATATAATAACTATAATTAAAAAGAAGAGGTATGAGATGAATATAGGATTAATAGGAACAGGCATCATGGGAAGTCCAATTGTAAGACATCTTGCTGAAGGTGGTCATACATTAACGGTATACAATAGGACAAAAGAAAAAGCAGAAAAAC harbors:
- the mnmG gene encoding tRNA uridine-5-carboxymethylaminomethyl(34) synthesis enzyme MnmG; translation: MIYDGIIVGAGHAGVEAALAMAKMKLNTLLITGDLTKVATLPCNPSIGGPAKGIVVREIDALGGQMAKSADLSQIQMKMLNPSKGPAVRALRAQIDKLKYPKVMLDVLQNTPNLTLLQGFVDTLIVEDNTVKGVNLEDGSQVFAQTVIITTGTYLGSQILIGHEKTSSGPNGERTTRGISNQLKNLGFEMLRLKTGTPPRIARDSIDYSKTVPQPGDGVFQTFSHDSPITDLGHQEFSYLIHTSPDTKDIIFNNLDASAMYGGVVEGVGPRYCPSIEDKFVRFKDKDRHQIFIEPESMDLNEMYIQGLSTSMPKHIQEQMVRSLPGMENARIVRYAYAIEYDAINPRQLYQSLETKVIHNLFCAGQINGTSGYEEAAGQGLMAGINAGLKVQGKKPLVLKRDEAYIGVLIDDLITKGTSEPYRLLTSRAEHRLLLRNDNADIRLRDYGYQIGLVDDATYERFEHKKIALKEMIERAKSTKINPTEENLNYLASVNSSPIYEGVTVFKLLERPELKIETLKHFLPSDYNHEIYEQLEIYIKYDGYIEKARREADKLLRYESRFIPNDINYHSIHNISAEAKEKLSKIKPETLGQATRILGVGPTDVSMLLVYLEAKNA
- the rsmG gene encoding 16S rRNA (guanine(527)-N(7))-methyltransferase RsmG; translated protein: MLNTYITNILGIKLTEQQNGQFDAYYNLLVAYNKHTNLTRITSRDDADIKHFLDSVLISKLVDLNKVVTLCDMGAGAGFPSIPLLIVFPNIQVTIVESQIKRVQFLQELKQALGLEFNIVHDRAENFSSKNYQQFDIVTARALGELRLILEFGVPMLKVGGHFIAPKGSKFEEELTSAAHAIKVLNVELITQDLFELPLESGFRANLLFRKEKHVSGYPRPFPIIKKKPL
- a CDS encoding DUF951 domain-containing protein — protein: MSKYTIGQIVKTKKQHVCGSKEWIVLRVGVDMKLECKGCGRQIMMLQFELDKRLVK
- a CDS encoding YccF domain-containing protein, producing the protein MKILGNIIWFIFGGLFAGLAWFILGILLCITIIGIPIGLQFFKFAQLVIWPFGNDVNIDFNKHPILNILWIIFLGWETALGYIFIGAIFCMTIIGIPFGLQWFKLSKLALIPFGATIKST